One Monomorium pharaonis isolate MP-MQ-018 chromosome 4, ASM1337386v2, whole genome shotgun sequence DNA segment encodes these proteins:
- the LOC118645207 gene encoding 72 kDa type IV collagenase-like, whose product MRVAHLVIAISVVCALANENEQIVRENTEFAINYLQKYGYLAEEMQSFETICEQRILQDSISLFQEYYKLPITGEVSNETLDQMRRPRCGQPDIVQQNANAIGNKWPQRVLTWNFHLATKPMLEARAAFTLWQAASSLTFRRNISNPNILISWRDGNHMMLDRRNGNLCPSPLDGRGGVLAHATYPTGHAGYISEIHVDSKEHWYIYLDQTPSNSDSLLYVLTHEIGHSLGLQHDPHTDSIMYAYTTHYSHPIKLSDEDILNIQNLYGNSTAEKSPNRPISPPKPSIPTPKDIPSDLCEINRIDAILLLKKRMYIASDKYVWLIRLNNKKYNQPLALSTYLKFLPPNHTRVSASYQTPSGDIILFADNTIYKVNYPSFSLNADWPKTFSQFGLPADATINAAINTNRGRSYVIYDGYMIGEVDDYNGNIVKYHTIQTVFPGIPPNITLAFRYLDGNLYFVSQQQQIYKFNEFTENVLSASEFDVQALGIDCPRYGLLQQLRDLLHRFTRNTETLTRERNNNLF is encoded by the coding sequence ATGCGCGTCGCCCATCTCGTGATCGCGATCTCCGTCGTCTGTGCCCTTGCAAACGAAAACGAACAGATCGTTAGGGAAAACACCGAATTCGCGATTAATTATCTGCAAAAGTATGGATATCTCGCCGAGGAAATGCAATCGTTCGAAACCATTTGCGAGCAGCGAATTCTCCAAGACTCTATCAGTCTTTTTCaggaatattataaattacctATTACCGGCGAGGTGAGCAACGAAACCTTAGATCAAATGCGTAGACCGCGATGTGGACAACCGGACATTGTGCAACAAAATGCGAATGCCATCGGAAATAAATGGCCGCAAAGGGTACTCACGTGGAATTTCCATTTAGCAACAAAACCAATGTTGGAAGCCCGGGCCGCTTTTACCTTATGGCAAGCTGCATCGTCGTTGACATTCAGAAGAAATATATcaaatccaaatattttaatatcatggcGCGACGGTAATCACATGATGCTCGATCGTCGAAACGGTAACTTGTGCCCCTCTCCATTGGATGGTCGGGGAGGGGTACTCGCTCACGCCACTTATCCAACGGGGCACGCGGGTTATATCTCCGAAATTCATGTTGACAGTAAAGAACATTGGTATATCTATCTAGATCAAACTCCATCGAACTCCGACAGCCTATTATACGTGCTGACGCATGAGATTGGTCACTCCTTGGGATTGCAGCACGATCCGCACACGGATTCCATCATGTACGCCTACACGACGCACTATTCCCATCCTATTAAACTGAGCGACGAGGATATTCTCAATATTCAAAATCTCTACGGTAACTCGACCGCCGAAAAGTCGCCGAATAGACCGATATCCCCACCGAAACCTTCGATACCAACGCCAAAGGATATTCCAAGCGATCTGTGTGAAATAAACCGGATCGACGCGATATTACTGTTAAAAAAGCGAATGTATATCGCGAGCGACAAATACGTATGGTTGATAAGACTGaacaataagaaatataaccAACCGCTGGCGCTTTCtacttatttgaaatttctaCCTCCGAATCATACGCGCGTTTCAGCCTCGTATCAGACTCCGTCCGgcgatataatattattcgcGGATAATACTATTTACAAGGTGAATTATCCGAGCTTCTCGCTGAATGCCGATTGGCCGAAAACATTTTCGCAATTCGGATTGCCCGCGGATGCGACGATAAACGCCGCGATAAACACGAATCGAGGACGCTCCTACGTGATATACGACGGATACATGATCGGCGAGGTGGACGACTATAACGGAAACATCGTTAAGTATCATACTATTCAAACGGTCTTTCCGGGAATACCGCCGAATATTACGTTGGCCTTCCGATACCTCGACGGTAACCTTTACTTCGTGTCGCAACAACAACAGATTTACAAATTCAACGAATTTACGGAAAACGTACTCTCGGCGAGTGAGTTCGACGTGCAAGCGCTCGGCATAGATTGCCCGCGATACGGGTTACTGCAACAATTGCGCGACCTCCTGCACAGGTTCACGCGAAATACCGAAACGTTGACGAGGGAgagaaataacaatttattttag